From Deltaproteobacteria bacterium, one genomic window encodes:
- the glgP gene encoding alpha-glucan family phosphorylase, with protein MEAKAAANTTTELEPKDGRRDRARAITELAERLPGPLLPLARLVYNYRWAWMVGGGSLFHDIDPAGWRHSGCNPRAVLEAAPPRRLNELARDAEFVERVEHFAARVDADAQRPDADFGIATAHPIAYFCSEFGIHCSLPLYGGGLGVLAGDMLKAASDLALPMIGVGLLYREGYFHQRLDTQGWQHEYWTPTDFARLPAVLVTGPDQEPLTVEVTIRDRRVRIQIWRVDAGRTRLYLLDTDREDNHVIDRWITSRLYIGDRCTRLAQYAVLGIGGVRALAAMGIEPSLVHLNEGHAAFGSFERLRRSLASGRPFGEALAAVRRETVFTTHTPVAAGNEGYGRDELEPVLGDFIDQLGVPRPTFYDLGRLSPGNESEPASITPLALRTSRASNGVSRRHGEVARSMWQPLWPDRSVEGVPIGHVTNGVHVSTWMAGPMQELLDRHLGEEWRRSAPDAALWERVAAIPDDELWAVRCALRERLVDYVREQSVRDRLGRGEPSDYVEAAARVFDPAVLTVGFARRVVAYKRLYLLARLPDNGLLHLLADRPTPLQVVLAGKAHPQDQEAKEALRGRFELKHAPLVSSRVVFLEDYDLHMAPRIVAGVDVWLNLPRPPLEASGTSGMKVAMNGGLNLSVLDGWWAEAYDGENGWAIATPDADPHTQDEHDARALFELLEHQVLPLFYTRDADGIPRGWLQRVKAAMRSLIPRFTAERMLREYVRTMYVNGSP; from the coding sequence ATGGAAGCGAAGGCTGCCGCGAATACTACTACCGAGCTCGAACCCAAGGATGGGCGGCGCGACCGCGCGCGCGCGATCACCGAGTTGGCCGAGCGGTTGCCAGGACCGCTGCTGCCGTTGGCGCGCTTGGTCTACAACTACCGCTGGGCGTGGATGGTCGGCGGCGGCTCGTTGTTCCATGACATCGATCCCGCCGGCTGGCGTCACAGCGGATGCAACCCACGCGCCGTGCTCGAAGCCGCGCCGCCGCGTCGCCTAAACGAGTTGGCGCGCGATGCTGAGTTTGTCGAACGCGTCGAACACTTCGCCGCGCGAGTCGACGCCGACGCGCAGCGACCCGATGCCGATTTCGGGATCGCAACCGCGCACCCAATCGCCTACTTCTGTTCCGAGTTCGGCATTCACTGCTCGCTGCCGCTCTACGGCGGCGGTCTCGGTGTGCTCGCCGGCGATATGCTCAAGGCGGCCTCCGACCTCGCGCTGCCGATGATCGGTGTGGGCTTGCTCTATCGCGAAGGTTATTTTCATCAGCGACTCGATACGCAGGGCTGGCAGCACGAGTACTGGACCCCCACCGACTTCGCGCGCCTGCCCGCGGTGCTCGTCACCGGGCCGGATCAAGAACCGTTGACCGTCGAGGTGACGATTCGCGATCGCCGGGTCCGCATCCAGATCTGGCGCGTCGATGCCGGGCGCACGCGATTGTACTTGCTCGATACCGACCGTGAGGACAACCACGTCATCGATCGCTGGATCACCTCACGCCTCTACATCGGCGACCGTTGCACCCGCCTGGCACAGTACGCCGTGCTCGGCATCGGCGGCGTGCGCGCGCTCGCCGCCATGGGGATCGAGCCGTCGTTGGTTCATCTCAACGAGGGACACGCAGCGTTCGGCAGCTTCGAGCGCTTGCGGCGCTCGCTGGCGAGTGGGCGGCCATTTGGAGAAGCACTTGCTGCTGTACGCCGCGAGACCGTCTTTACTACGCACACTCCTGTCGCCGCCGGCAATGAGGGATACGGTCGCGATGAACTGGAGCCGGTGCTGGGCGACTTCATCGATCAGCTCGGCGTCCCGCGCCCCACGTTCTACGATCTCGGGCGTTTGTCTCCAGGCAACGAAAGCGAGCCGGCCAGCATTACGCCGCTGGCGCTGCGGACCAGCCGCGCGTCGAACGGCGTGTCGCGCCGTCACGGTGAAGTGGCGCGCAGCATGTGGCAGCCGTTGTGGCCGGATCGGTCGGTCGAAGGTGTGCCGATCGGCCATGTCACCAACGGTGTGCACGTCAGCACGTGGATGGCGGGGCCGATGCAAGAGTTGCTCGATCGGCATCTCGGAGAAGAGTGGCGGCGGTCCGCTCCCGACGCGGCGCTGTGGGAGCGCGTCGCGGCGATTCCGGACGACGAGCTGTGGGCGGTGCGCTGCGCCTTGCGCGAGCGATTGGTGGACTACGTGCGCGAGCAATCGGTGCGCGACCGGCTCGGCCGTGGCGAGCCGTCGGACTACGTCGAGGCGGCGGCGCGGGTGTTCGATCCCGCCGTGCTGACCGTCGGCTTCGCGCGCCGCGTGGTGGCGTACAAGCGCCTCTACCTGCTCGCGCGTCTACCCGACAACGGACTGCTGCACTTGCTCGCCGATCGCCCGACGCCGCTGCAGGTGGTGTTGGCCGGTAAGGCGCATCCGCAGGATCAGGAAGCCAAGGAAGCCTTACGCGGACGCTTCGAGTTGAAGCACGCACCACTGGTGTCGAGCCGCGTGGTGTTTCTCGAAGACTACGATCTCCACATGGCGCCGCGGATCGTGGCGGGCGTCGACGTGTGGCTGAATCTCCCGCGCCCGCCGCTCGAAGCCAGCGGCACCAGCGGGATGAAGGTTGCCATGAACGGCGGGCTGAATCTCAGCGTGCTCGACGGCTGGTGGGCGGAAGCCTACGACGGCGAGAACGGCTGGGCGATCGCGACGCCAGACGCCGATCCGCATACACAAGACGAGCACGACGCGCGGGCGCTCTTCGAGTTGCTCGAACACCAAGTGCTGCCGCTCTTCTACACGCGCGATGCCGACGGCATCCCGCGCGGGTGGCTGCAGCGCGTGAAGGCCGCCATGCGGTCGCTCATTCCGCGCTTCACTGCCGAGCGCATGCTGCGCGAGTACGTCCGGACGATGTACGTCAACGGCTCGCCGTGA
- a CDS encoding HAD-IA family hydrolase has translation MLRAVIFDCDGVLFDSWRANVAYYNAVLRQMDLPPLSAEWEKRAHFMASSQVFDQLFADDPATLQQARQIARAIDYGPFYDLMEPAPGLYPLLASLKRSYRLAMASNRGTTVQEVMRRFKLDAYLDLAVGVLDVARPKPHPDMIEKCLSHFDVAPGAAVYVGDAESDLAAATAAGVHFVGVGDTPWTTRRVQQLHELRNQLADLTASR, from the coding sequence ATGCTGCGGGCGGTGATCTTCGATTGCGATGGCGTGCTGTTCGACTCGTGGCGCGCCAACGTCGCCTACTACAATGCCGTGCTGCGCCAGATGGATCTGCCGCCGCTCTCCGCCGAGTGGGAGAAGCGCGCGCACTTCATGGCGTCGTCGCAAGTGTTCGATCAGTTGTTCGCCGACGATCCCGCCACGTTGCAGCAGGCGCGGCAGATTGCGCGCGCGATCGACTACGGTCCGTTCTATGACCTGATGGAACCGGCACCGGGATTGTATCCGCTGTTGGCATCGTTGAAGCGATCGTATCGTCTAGCGATGGCGAGCAATCGCGGCACGACCGTGCAGGAAGTCATGCGACGCTTCAAGCTCGACGCCTATCTCGACCTTGCGGTGGGCGTGCTCGATGTCGCGCGGCCGAAGCCGCATCCGGACATGATCGAGAAATGTCTCTCCCACTTCGACGTGGCACCCGGTGCTGCGGTCTACGTCGGCGATGCCGAGAGCGATCTCGCCGCCGCCACGGCGGCCGGTGTACACTTCGTCGGAGTCGGCGACACGCCGTGGACGACGCGGCGCGTGCAACAGTTGCACGAGTTACGAAATCAGCTCGCCGACCTCACGGCGAGCCGTTGA
- a CDS encoding HAD-IA family hydrolase has translation MSTPVQAVLFDAAGTLLRLREPVGDTYARLARTFGVNTTANRIEPAFRAAWQQMPPMLFPSASPERIIELERAWWRKVVATTFRIADESAEFSDFEQYFNLLFAHFAQPSSWQVIPDAVEVLAALRGRGLRTGIVSNFDHRLKSILDGLGLRALLDVLVLPADAGALKPDARIFRVALSQLDVVESEAAYVGDDAEHDIAGARAAGLRAIDVATLKPFTALLHTLGVAARG, from the coding sequence GTGTCGACGCCAGTGCAAGCGGTGCTGTTCGATGCCGCCGGCACGTTGCTCCGGCTGCGCGAGCCGGTTGGCGACACCTATGCGCGGCTGGCGCGAACGTTTGGCGTGAACACAACGGCAAACCGCATCGAGCCAGCGTTCCGCGCTGCCTGGCAGCAGATGCCGCCGATGCTGTTCCCCAGTGCGTCGCCCGAGCGCATCATAGAACTGGAACGGGCGTGGTGGCGCAAAGTGGTGGCGACGACGTTCCGCATCGCCGACGAGTCGGCGGAGTTTTCCGACTTCGAGCAATACTTCAATCTGCTCTTCGCCCACTTCGCGCAGCCGTCGAGCTGGCAGGTCATTCCCGACGCGGTCGAGGTGCTCGCCGCTTTGCGCGGGCGCGGGCTACGCACGGGAATTGTCTCGAACTTCGACCATCGCTTGAAGTCTATCCTCGACGGCCTTGGTCTGCGCGCGCTGCTCGATGTGCTCGTACTGCCGGCGGATGCCGGTGCGCTAAAACCCGATGCGCGAATCTTTCGCGTCGCCCTCTCTCAGCTCGATGTCGTCGAGTCCGAAGCGGCGTACGTCGGCGACGACGCTGAGCACGACATCGCCGGTGCGCGCGCCGCCGGCCTGCGCGCGATCGACGTTGCCACGCTCAAGCCGTTCACCGCGCTCCTCCACACACTCGGAGTCGCCGCCCGCGGGTAG
- a CDS encoding nitroreductase family deazaflavin-dependent oxidoreductase codes for MQWNPILANVVRGVTRLHATLYRVVGGKGLLGKNTLIVTTRGRKTGREVPTPLLYIAEGERLYIVASFGGSDTPPHWYRNLLVHPDVKVELGGATRGYRARSLNPEEAAPLWPKLKAMYPPYDSYQKKTTRVIPIVELSPL; via the coding sequence ATGCAATGGAATCCGATCCTGGCCAACGTCGTGCGCGGCGTCACTCGCCTCCACGCCACGCTCTACCGCGTGGTGGGAGGCAAAGGGCTGCTGGGCAAGAACACGCTGATTGTTACCACTCGCGGACGCAAGACCGGACGCGAAGTGCCGACACCGCTGCTCTACATCGCCGAGGGCGAGCGGCTCTACATCGTCGCGTCGTTCGGCGGTAGCGACACGCCACCGCATTGGTACCGCAATCTGCTCGTCCACCCAGACGTGAAGGTCGAACTCGGCGGAGCGACCCGTGGCTACCGCGCGCGCTCGCTCAACCCGGAAGAAGCCGCACCGCTGTGGCCGAAGCTGAAGGCGATGTACCCGCCCTACGATTCGTATCAGAAGAAGACGACCCGGGTGATTCCGATCGTCGAGCTCAGCCCGCTGTGA
- a CDS encoding nuclear transport factor 2 family protein translates to MELWQLSAREGIRDTLARYAHCADSGRFAELVELFTEDGVLEIDGRAPLAGRAAILTFLTSTKTSLATGETQPFIRHHLSSIRIDIANTDTASAASYFLAITHRGPDHWGRYRDQLVQVGERWLFRHRRVRVDGRAPQGWSATRTDSL, encoded by the coding sequence ATGGAGCTATGGCAACTGAGCGCACGCGAAGGCATCCGCGACACGCTGGCGCGCTACGCGCACTGCGCCGACAGCGGGCGCTTCGCTGAGTTGGTGGAACTGTTCACCGAAGATGGCGTGCTGGAGATCGATGGCCGTGCGCCGCTCGCGGGGCGCGCGGCGATTCTCACCTTTCTCACCAGCACCAAGACCAGCCTCGCCACCGGCGAGACCCAGCCGTTCATCCGCCATCACCTCTCCAGCATCCGAATCGACATCGCGAACACCGACACCGCCAGCGCGGCGAGCTACTTCCTCGCCATCACTCATCGTGGTCCGGACCACTGGGGGCGCTACCGCGATCAACTCGTGCAGGTTGGCGAACGCTGGCTGTTTCGTCATCGCCGCGTGCGCGTCGATGGCCGCGCGCCGCAAGGCTGGTCAGCAACACGGACCGATTCGTTGTAG
- a CDS encoding MaoC family dehydratase N-terminal domain-containing protein — protein sequence MGKAISSDLVGMTFEPVPFKWDSKDVMLYAVGVGAKPEGELEFVYEGKGPKVLPTFAVIPGMFSMGGLVSNVDIDLAMLLHGEQSITLHREIPPDASVRVTGRVSEVWDKGKAAVIGSEGIVEDDQGLLLTTKATLFIRGAGGFGGERGPSTQGVNVVPERKPDHVIEEPTRPEQGAIYRLSGDRNPIHIDPDFATMAGFQKPFMHGLCTYGIVGRAILRALCGGDPARFKSFEARFADQVYFGDVIITKMWVTGKGESIVQAETQKGNVVLSQARTTFKS from the coding sequence ATGGGCAAAGCAATCTCAAGTGATCTGGTTGGCATGACGTTCGAGCCGGTTCCCTTCAAGTGGGATTCGAAGGACGTGATGCTGTATGCGGTCGGGGTCGGGGCCAAGCCGGAGGGCGAACTGGAGTTCGTCTATGAAGGCAAAGGTCCCAAAGTGTTGCCGACCTTTGCGGTGATTCCCGGCATGTTCTCGATGGGCGGCCTGGTCTCGAACGTCGACATCGATCTCGCCATGCTGTTGCACGGCGAGCAATCGATCACGTTGCATCGGGAGATTCCGCCCGACGCCAGCGTGCGCGTCACCGGCCGCGTCAGTGAAGTGTGGGACAAGGGCAAGGCCGCGGTGATCGGTTCCGAAGGCATCGTCGAGGACGATCAGGGTCTCTTGCTGACTACGAAGGCGACGCTGTTCATTCGCGGCGCCGGCGGCTTTGGCGGCGAGCGGGGCCCGTCGACACAGGGCGTGAACGTGGTGCCCGAGCGCAAACCCGATCATGTGATCGAAGAGCCGACGCGGCCGGAGCAGGGCGCGATCTATCGTCTGTCCGGCGACCGCAACCCGATCCACATCGATCCCGACTTCGCCACGATGGCCGGCTTCCAGAAGCCGTTCATGCACGGGCTGTGTACCTACGGCATCGTCGGCCGTGCGATCCTGCGCGCGCTGTGCGGTGGCGATCCGGCGCGCTTCAAGTCGTTCGAGGCCCGCTTCGCCGATCAGGTCTACTTCGGTGACGTGATCATCACGAAGATGTGGGTGACCGGCAAAGGCGAGTCGATCGTGCAAGCGGAGACGCAGAAGGGCAACGTCGTGTTGTCGCAAGCGCGCACGACGTTCAAGTCGTAA
- a CDS encoding glycosyltransferase family 2 protein, producing MPSPSAPHLSVVIPAYNEARRLPRTLDDVVSYLARQSYAAEVLVVDDGCQDGTANLVRTRAAGTALPIEVIEQPDQRNHGKGAAVRRGMLAARGSHRLFMDADNSTTIDHVETFWPAIEAGFDVVIGSRDVPGADVHVHQAWYRELAGKLGNRVIQLLAVPGIHDTQTGFKMVTAACVERVFPLLTIDRWGFDVEILAVARALGFRIKELPVRWVDQPDSKLKATSYLEVLREVWQVRRNLRAGRYRSLDS from the coding sequence ATGCCTAGTCCCTCCGCACCGCACCTCTCCGTCGTCATCCCGGCGTACAACGAAGCGCGGCGATTGCCGCGCACGCTCGACGATGTTGTGAGTTATCTCGCGCGCCAGTCGTACGCCGCGGAAGTCCTCGTCGTCGACGACGGTTGCCAGGACGGCACCGCCAACCTCGTGCGCACGCGCGCCGCCGGCACCGCGTTGCCAATCGAAGTGATCGAACAACCCGACCAGCGCAATCACGGTAAAGGTGCCGCGGTTCGCCGCGGCATGTTGGCGGCGCGCGGCTCCCATCGCTTGTTCATGGACGCCGACAACTCGACGACGATCGATCACGTCGAAACATTCTGGCCGGCCATCGAGGCTGGCTTCGATGTCGTGATCGGCTCGCGCGACGTGCCGGGTGCCGACGTGCACGTGCATCAGGCCTGGTACCGCGAGCTGGCCGGTAAGCTCGGCAATCGGGTCATCCAACTGTTGGCCGTGCCCGGCATTCACGACACCCAGACGGGTTTCAAGATGGTGACCGCGGCGTGCGTGGAGCGCGTGTTCCCGCTGCTCACCATCGACCGCTGGGGCTTCGACGTGGAAATCCTCGCGGTGGCGCGCGCGCTGGGCTTTCGCATCAAAGAACTGCCCGTGCGCTGGGTGGACCAACCCGACAGCAAGCTGAAGGCGACGAGTTATCTCGAAGTGCTGCGCGAAGTCTGGCAAGTGCGCCGCAATCTGCGCGCTGGACGCTATCGATCACTCGATTCGTGA
- a CDS encoding prepilin-type N-terminal cleavage/methylation domain-containing protein — translation MNEGILKLPVSSKGFTLIELLVVVAIIGILAAVAIPQFTAYRQRGFDARANSDLRNAATSEEAYYATYRVYVSEDLNGPATATTLPGLAISDTVHVAVYPVGNTDGFSGYSYSFNGTMQFNWDSTNGGMQPASPQT, via the coding sequence ATGAATGAGGGGATATTGAAACTGCCGGTGTCATCGAAGGGGTTCACGCTGATTGAGTTGCTGGTCGTGGTCGCCATCATCGGCATTCTGGCTGCCGTCGCTATCCCGCAGTTCACCGCCTACCGTCAGCGCGGCTTCGATGCGCGAGCCAACTCTGATCTGCGCAACGCGGCGACGTCGGAGGAGGCGTACTACGCGACGTATCGCGTCTATGTGTCCGAGGATTTGAACGGACCAGCGACTGCGACGACTCTGCCAGGACTAGCGATCTCGGATACCGTTCACGTTGCTGTGTACCCTGTGGGGAACACCGACGGCTTCAGCGGCTATAGCTACTCCTTCAACGGTACCATGCAGTTCAACTGGGACAGTACGAACGGTGGCATGCAGCCAGCTTCCCCCCAGACCTGA
- a CDS encoding prepilin-type N-terminal cleavage/methylation domain-containing protein — protein MSVSSKGFTLIELLVVVAIIGILAAVAIPQFTAYRQRGFDARANSDLRNAATSEEAYYATYQVYASESLDGPATSTTLPGLMVSDTVHVEVYPGGLSVISNLGSSNEGFQGRSYSYNGTKEFRWDSTNGGMQSDAGTTFTAA, from the coding sequence CTGTCGGTATCATCCAAAGGGTTCACGTTGATCGAGTTACTGGTCGTAGTCGCCATCATCGGTATCTTGGCCGCCGTCGCCATCCCGCAGTTCACCGCGTACCGCCAGCGGGGATTCGATGCGAGGGCCAACTCGGATCTGCGCAACGCGGCGACGTCGGAGGAGGCGTACTACGCGACGTATCAAGTCTATGCGTCAGAGTCGTTGGACGGACCAGCGACCTCGACCACTCTCCCGGGATTGATGGTTTCGGATACCGTTCACGTTGAAGTCTACCCAGGGGGGCTATCTGTCATTTCGAATTTGGGGAGCTCAAACGAAGGCTTCCAGGGCCGAAGCTACTCCTACAATGGCACGAAGGAGTTCCGCTGGGATAGCACGAATGGTGGCATGCAGTCAGATGCCGGCACTACCTTCACGGCGGCCTGA